GCGGCTTATCACTCGCGGTGTACGCCTGCATCGGCTGCGCATCTTCACCGGGAAACAACAGCCGCGCCTGATAGCCCGGTTGATTCAACAACGCCGGCAAATCCTCGAACACCTCGCCCACGATCAACTCGGCATTCTTGAGTCCCAACGCAGCCAATCGTGCGGTATTCAATGCATGGTTCACTTCACTCGGATGCTGCAACAGCAACACCCGCGTGCGGCTATCCAGGCTTGGGATCAGTGGGCACAGACAATGGGTTTGCGGGCGCAGGCAGCGCGGGCACTGGATTCTGGACATTTTCTTAAGCCTGATTGAGCTGTGCTTTGAGCAAATCACGGAAGGTCTGGATCAGCGGCTCGCGGCTACGGCCACGGCGCACGATCATCGAGAATGGCGCCTGATAACCGAACGTCGCCGGCAGCAGCACGCGCAAATCCCCCTTGTCGGCCCAGGCCTGGGCGTAGTGCTCCGGCAGGTAACCGATGTAGGCGCCGGACAGCACCAGAATCAATTGGGCCTCCATACTTTCCACGGTCGCCGCGCTGTGCTTGAAACCATGACGCGCCAGTTCGGCCTGGCTCCAATAGCCGCGACCGACCATGCGTTGCTGGGTGATGACCTGTTCGGGGATGCGCCGCTCGTTGAACAGCGGATGACGGCTGCTGCAATACAGCCAGTGTTGCTCGCGGTAGAGCGGCATGTAGACCAGACCGCTCATGCGCGTGGAAAAGGCACCGATGGCCAGGTCGAGGCGGTTGTCCTGCACGCCGAGTTGCAGTTCGTAGGGGCTCATGACCGAGAGATGCAAGTGCACCGCCGGGTGTTCCTGGCTGTAGGCGCCGATGGCTTCGGCGAATGGCAAGGCCTTGTCGCTGACGGTGGAATCGATCACCCCCAGGTTCAACGTGCCGCGCAATTCGCCTTTGAGGGCGGCGGCGTATTGTTCGAAACCTTCGAGTTCGGCCAACAGACGCAGGGTTTCCTGATGGAACAGCTCGCCCTTGCTGGTCAGGCTGAAACCGCCGCGACCACGATGGCACAGCACCAGGCCGAGGGCCGCTTCGAGCTGGCTCATATAGGTGCTGATGGCC
The Pseudomonas sp. GR 6-02 genome window above contains:
- a CDS encoding tRNA-uridine aminocarboxypropyltransferase, whose product is MSRIQCPRCLRPQTHCLCPLIPSLDSRTRVLLLQHPSEVNHALNTARLAALGLKNAELIVGEVFEDLPALLNQPGYQARLLFPGEDAQPMQAYTASDKPLLLVVPDGTWRKARKMLHLNPLLAALPRVTLAEGGVSRYRLRKAPGPGALSTVEAIVQALQTLEAPSSFEPLLKPFEALIEGQIAAMGEETYQKNHGR
- a CDS encoding LysR family transcriptional regulator, coding for MANALPDLKLLRIFVSVVRHQGFANAQHELNLSTSAISTYMSQLEAALGLVLCHRGRGGFSLTSKGELFHQETLRLLAELEGFEQYAAALKGELRGTLNLGVIDSTVSDKALPFAEAIGAYSQEHPAVHLHLSVMSPYELQLGVQDNRLDLAIGAFSTRMSGLVYMPLYREQHWLYCSSRHPLFNERRIPEQVITQQRMVGRGYWSQAELARHGFKHSAATVESMEAQLILVLSGAYIGYLPEHYAQAWADKGDLRVLLPATFGYQAPFSMIVRRGRSREPLIQTFRDLLKAQLNQA